The following proteins come from a genomic window of Bradyrhizobium paxllaeri:
- a CDS encoding DUF2848 domain-containing protein, whose amino-acid sequence MFDLTFNVDDKGMLTPLTLAIDQAVIAGWTGRDPVARDKHIAELEAIGIARPATTPIYYRCSARRITQADRIEVSGENSSGEVEFVLIGWQGRIFVGCGSDHTDRKVESYSVTVSKQMCDKPMASVLWELEEVIGHWDRMILRSYATIGGARVLYQEGTLDAMLPVKDLIDRGFAGKGLPDGCAMFGGTFAAKGGIRPADRFEFELEDPVLKRKISHGYDVITMPVLG is encoded by the coding sequence GTGTTTGATCTGACCTTCAACGTCGACGACAAGGGCATGCTGACGCCGCTGACGCTGGCGATCGATCAGGCCGTCATCGCCGGCTGGACCGGGCGTGATCCGGTGGCGCGCGACAAGCATATCGCCGAACTCGAGGCGATCGGCATCGCGCGGCCCGCGACGACGCCGATCTACTACCGCTGTTCGGCGCGACGCATTACCCAAGCCGACCGCATCGAGGTGTCAGGCGAAAACTCCAGCGGCGAGGTCGAGTTCGTGCTGATCGGCTGGCAGGGCCGCATCTTCGTCGGCTGCGGCTCCGACCATACCGACCGCAAGGTGGAGAGCTACAGCGTCACCGTCTCCAAGCAGATGTGCGACAAGCCGATGGCCTCCGTGCTGTGGGAGCTGGAGGAGGTCATCGGCCACTGGGACAGGATGATCCTGCGTTCATACGCCACGATCGGCGGAGCGCGCGTGCTGTACCAGGAGGGCACGTTGGATGCGATGCTGCCGGTGAAGGATCTCATCGACCGCGGTTTTGCCGGCAAGGGCCTGCCCGACGGCTGCGCCATGTTCGGCGGCACGTTTGCGGCCAAGGGCGGCATCCGCCCGGCCGATCGCTTCGAGTTCGAGCTGGAGGATCCCGTGTTGAAGCGGAAGATCAGCCACGGCTATGACGTGATCACGATGCCGGTGTTGGGATAA
- a CDS encoding 2OG-Fe(II) oxygenase, which translates to MKATAKKLHQPTLDIAARVDAIDWTQVTADLDAEGCAVLKGLLSPDECAALAALYPDDTNFRSRIVMGRHGFGRGEYKYFSYPLPDLIAELRPLLYAQLCSVANRWNETMGIDIRYPDKHAAFLKRCHDAGQTRPTPLLLQYGEGDYNCLHQDLYGEHVFPLQVAILLSEPGRDFEGGEFVLTEQRPRMQSRPEVVPLKQGDAVAFAVHHRPVQGTRGPYRVNLRHGVSRIRSGHRHTVGVIFHDAK; encoded by the coding sequence ATGAAAGCAACCGCAAAAAAGCTCCATCAACCAACCCTCGACATCGCCGCCCGCGTTGACGCCATCGACTGGACGCAGGTCACCGCCGATCTCGACGCAGAAGGCTGCGCCGTCCTCAAGGGATTGCTGTCGCCGGACGAATGCGCTGCGCTGGCTGCGCTCTATCCGGACGACACAAATTTCCGCAGCCGCATCGTGATGGGACGCCATGGCTTCGGCCGCGGTGAGTACAAGTATTTTTCCTATCCGCTGCCGGACCTGATCGCAGAGTTGCGGCCTTTGCTCTACGCGCAGCTTTGCAGCGTTGCCAATCGCTGGAACGAGACGATGGGGATAGATATCCGCTATCCCGACAAGCATGCCGCATTCCTGAAACGCTGCCATGACGCGGGACAGACACGGCCGACGCCGCTGCTGCTGCAATATGGCGAGGGTGACTACAACTGCCTGCATCAGGACCTCTATGGCGAGCATGTGTTTCCGCTGCAGGTTGCGATCCTGCTGTCGGAACCGGGGCGCGATTTCGAGGGCGGCGAGTTCGTGCTGACGGAGCAGCGGCCGCGGATGCAGTCGCGGCCCGAGGTGGTGCCGCTCAAACAGGGCGATGCGGTTGCCTTTGCTGTGCACCATCGCCCGGTGCAGGGGACGCGCGGGCCGTATCGGGTTAACCTGCGTCATGGCGTCAGCCGTATCAGATCCGGCCATCGCCACACCGTCGGTGTGATCTTTCACGATGCCAAATGA
- the alkB gene encoding DNA oxidative demethylase AlkB: MTADLFESVGDTRPSREVMAEGAVLLRGFARPFEAELLPALRAIVKQAPFRHLITPGGHRMSVAMTNCGSVGWVSDPTGYRYDAIDPESGQKWPAMPPVLRRLAADAAADAGFGGFGPEACLINRYVSGAKLSLHQDRDELDLGAPIVSVSLGLPAIFLFGGPKRADRPNRYRLEHGDVVVWGGPSRLFFHGVAPLADGEHPVMGRQRINLTFRKVR; the protein is encoded by the coding sequence TTGACTGCGGATTTGTTCGAGAGTGTTGGCGACACGCGCCCATCGCGCGAGGTGATGGCGGAGGGCGCAGTATTGCTGCGCGGCTTTGCGCGACCGTTCGAGGCCGAGCTGCTTCCGGCACTGCGTGCGATCGTCAAACAGGCGCCGTTCCGGCATCTGATCACGCCGGGCGGGCACCGCATGTCGGTCGCGATGACCAATTGCGGCAGTGTCGGCTGGGTGTCGGACCCCACCGGTTACCGCTATGACGCCATCGACCCCGAGTCCGGACAGAAGTGGCCGGCGATGCCGCCTGTGCTGCGCAGACTCGCGGCCGATGCTGCTGCAGACGCCGGTTTCGGCGGCTTCGGGCCGGAGGCCTGCCTGATCAACCGCTATGTATCAGGCGCGAAGCTGTCACTGCATCAGGACAGGGACGAACTCGATCTTGGTGCGCCCATCGTCTCGGTCTCGCTCGGGCTGCCCGCAATCTTCCTGTTCGGCGGCCCGAAGCGCGCCGACAGGCCAAACCGCTACCGGCTCGAGCACGGCGACGTCGTGGTCTGGGGCGGCCCGTCGCGCCTGTTCTTTCACGGTGTTGCGCCGCTCGCTGACGGCGAGCATCCCGTCATGGGCCGCCAGCGGATCAATCTGACTTTTCGCAAAGTGCGCTGA
- a CDS encoding MFS transporter produces MTTSSEATSDSTAAANRTGVYLAVLQLVFTLGWTTYVIYLPKLCAEVGIAPSAVILILMLDQAIFTITDTAMGIAADRIAPFVGKLGVFVGALTAISCAAFVALPFVAGTGPAAQVWFIGLILIWVVTSSALRAPPLTLLGKYAARPAIPFLAALTMLGYGLAGAVSPYLGVVLRSHDPRLPFVISGAVLLLTTLALSRVERDLAQAPPAAKQPAAPAKSLGAVPMSFIASMVILSLGYQLHFSINSTPFFLRFAKPDELQWLMPVFWIGFNIAMFPASVVVKHRGGLIVMGAAGLLGALAVLAAEMAGNLNILIAAQFLAGAAWGCMLMAAVSAALAIGETGAEGKVVGLVFSALALATFARMAAVAGGLQKLPEYAPLLHWAPVACWSVAGAGLLVIAASRMRRGVVAKQI; encoded by the coding sequence ATGACTACATCATCAGAGGCGACGTCCGATAGCACCGCCGCCGCCAACCGCACCGGCGTCTATCTCGCCGTGCTGCAACTGGTCTTCACGCTGGGCTGGACCACCTACGTCATCTACCTGCCAAAGCTGTGCGCTGAAGTCGGCATCGCGCCATCGGCCGTGATCCTGATCCTGATGCTGGATCAGGCGATCTTCACCATCACCGACACCGCGATGGGTATTGCCGCCGACAGGATCGCGCCGTTTGTCGGCAAGCTTGGCGTATTCGTCGGCGCATTGACCGCGATCTCGTGCGCGGCCTTTGTCGCGCTGCCGTTCGTGGCGGGTACCGGGCCCGCCGCGCAGGTCTGGTTTATCGGACTGATCCTGATCTGGGTGGTGACGTCATCCGCCTTGCGCGCGCCACCGCTGACGCTGCTCGGCAAATACGCCGCGCGGCCGGCCATCCCGTTTCTCGCGGCGCTGACCATGCTCGGCTACGGTCTGGCAGGCGCGGTCTCGCCCTATCTCGGCGTGGTGCTGCGCAGCCACGATCCGCGGCTGCCCTTCGTGATCTCGGGCGCCGTGCTGCTGCTCACCACGCTGGCCTTGTCCAGGGTCGAGCGCGATCTGGCGCAGGCGCCGCCGGCCGCGAAACAGCCGGCCGCGCCGGCAAAATCGCTGGGCGCGGTGCCGATGTCTTTCATCGCCTCGATGGTCATCCTCTCCCTCGGCTATCAGTTGCATTTCTCCATCAACAGCACGCCGTTCTTCCTGCGCTTTGCCAAGCCGGACGAATTGCAATGGCTGATGCCGGTGTTCTGGATCGGCTTCAACATCGCGATGTTTCCGGCAAGCGTCGTGGTCAAGCACCGCGGCGGGCTGATCGTGATGGGCGCGGCCGGCTTGCTCGGCGCGCTGGCGGTGCTGGCTGCGGAAATGGCCGGCAATCTCAATATCCTGATTGCGGCGCAGTTCCTGGCCGGCGCGGCGTGGGGCTGCATGCTGATGGCCGCGGTTTCAGCGGCGCTGGCGATCGGGGAGACCGGCGCGGAAGGAAAGGTGGTGGGGCTCGTCTTCTCGGCTCTGGCGCTCGCGACCTTTGCGCGCATGGCCGCGGTTGCCGGCGGCCTGCAGAAGCTGCCGGAATATGCGCCGCTGTTGCACTGGGCGCCGGTGGCGTGCTGGTCGGTGGCCGGTGCGGGGCTGCTGGTAATCGCAGCCTCGCGGATGCGGCGCGGTGTGGTGGCAAAGCAGATCTAG
- a CDS encoding thiamine pyrophosphate-dependent enzyme yields the protein MKATSGGEAIVNGLVAHGVDTVFGLPGAQIYGLFDAFHQAQLKVIGARHEQACGYMAFGYARSSGKPGVFSVVPGPGVLNASAALLTAFGCNEPVLCLTGQVPTAFLGKGRGHLHEMPDQLATLRTFVKWAERIEYPDAAPSVVSRAFQEMMSGRRGPVSVEMPWDVFTQRAQVGRSTVLDALPAPQPDPDRIKAAAALIKGAKRPMIFVGSGAIHAAEEILELAEMIDAPVVAFRSGRGIVSNAHELGLTMAAGYKLWPTTDLMIAIGTRAELPTSGFRWPYQPKGLKSVRIDIDPAEMRRLVSDAAIVADAKAGTADLVAAVKKAGYSKTSGRRTEIRDATAAALEEIQKVQPQMAYLNILREVLPANAIVTDELSQVGFASWYGFPIYEPRTFITSGYQGTLGSGFPTALGAKVANPDKPVVAITGDGGFMFGVQELSTAVQFKIGVVTLVFNNNAYGNVRRDQRQHFDGRVVASDLVNPDFVKLAESFGAGAARVTAPDQFKPALEKALADGGPYVISVEVPTDSEVSPWAFIHPPKNA from the coding sequence ATGAAAGCAACTTCCGGCGGCGAAGCAATCGTCAATGGCCTCGTCGCCCACGGCGTCGATACCGTGTTCGGCCTGCCCGGCGCGCAGATCTACGGCCTGTTCGACGCTTTCCACCAGGCGCAGTTGAAGGTGATCGGCGCGCGGCACGAGCAGGCCTGCGGCTACATGGCCTTCGGCTACGCGCGCTCGTCGGGCAAGCCCGGCGTGTTCAGCGTGGTGCCCGGGCCCGGCGTGCTCAATGCCAGCGCGGCGCTGCTCACCGCCTTCGGCTGCAACGAGCCGGTGCTGTGCCTGACCGGCCAGGTGCCGACGGCGTTCCTCGGCAAGGGCCGCGGCCATCTGCACGAGATGCCGGACCAGTTGGCGACGCTGCGCACCTTCGTGAAATGGGCCGAGCGGATCGAATATCCGGACGCGGCCCCATCCGTGGTGTCGCGCGCGTTTCAGGAGATGATGTCGGGCCGCCGCGGTCCGGTGTCGGTGGAAATGCCATGGGACGTGTTCACCCAGCGCGCGCAGGTCGGCCGTTCGACGGTGCTCGATGCCCTGCCCGCGCCGCAGCCCGACCCTGACAGGATCAAGGCGGCGGCGGCGCTTATCAAGGGTGCGAAGCGGCCGATGATCTTCGTCGGCAGCGGCGCGATCCATGCCGCCGAGGAAATCCTCGAACTGGCCGAGATGATCGACGCGCCCGTGGTAGCCTTCCGCAGCGGCCGCGGCATCGTCTCCAACGCGCATGAGCTGGGTCTGACCATGGCGGCAGGCTACAAGCTGTGGCCGACCACCGATCTGATGATCGCGATCGGCACCCGCGCCGAGCTGCCGACGTCGGGCTTCCGCTGGCCCTATCAGCCTAAGGGGCTGAAATCCGTTCGTATCGATATCGATCCGGCCGAGATGCGGCGGCTGGTGTCCGACGCCGCGATCGTCGCCGACGCCAAGGCCGGTACGGCCGATCTCGTGGCGGCCGTGAAGAAGGCCGGTTACAGCAAGACCAGCGGCCGGCGCACCGAAATCCGCGACGCGACGGCGGCGGCGCTGGAGGAGATTCAAAAAGTTCAGCCGCAGATGGCCTACCTGAACATCCTGCGCGAGGTGCTGCCGGCGAACGCCATCGTCACCGACGAGCTGTCGCAGGTCGGCTTCGCCTCCTGGTACGGCTTTCCGATCTACGAGCCGCGCACCTTCATCACGTCAGGCTATCAGGGCACGCTCGGCTCCGGCTTCCCGACCGCGCTCGGCGCCAAGGTCGCCAACCCTGACAAGCCTGTGGTTGCGATCACCGGCGACGGCGGCTTCATGTTCGGCGTGCAGGAATTGTCGACCGCCGTGCAGTTCAAGATCGGCGTGGTGACGCTGGTGTTCAACAACAACGCCTACGGCAATGTGCGCCGCGACCAGCGCCAGCATTTTGACGGACGCGTCGTGGCCTCCGATCTGGTCAATCCGGATTTCGTCAAACTCGCCGAATCCTTCGGTGCGGGTGCGGCGCGCGTGACCGCGCCGGATCAGTTCAAGCCTGCGCTGGAAAAGGCGCTGGCCGATGGCGGGCCTTACGTGATCTCGGTGGAGGTGCCGACGGATTCGGAAGTGAGCCCGTGGGCGTTCATCCACCCGCCGAAGAACGCCTAG
- a CDS encoding fumarylacetoacetate hydrolase family protein, which yields MPPPRLATYTINGAQKYGAVTDAGIVDLSARFAKDYPTLREVIAAGALKKLADEAARHQPDHALDAITWQPPIPAPEKIICIGVNYPDRNAEYKDGQDAPKYPSMFMRTPRSFVGHNTPLVRPRASAQLDYEGELVLVIGKAGRHIKESDALNHIAAVTLCNEGTLRDWVRHAKFNVTQGKNFDSTGSLGPWIVPYTQESQIADIRLTTKVNGETRQDDRTGRLIFGFRYLINYLSTFTTLVPGDVIVTGTPTGAGARFDPPRYLKPGDIIEIEAEGIGVLKNGVIDEV from the coding sequence ATGCCCCCTCCCCGCCTCGCCACCTACACCATCAACGGCGCGCAGAAATACGGCGCCGTGACCGATGCCGGCATCGTCGATCTCTCCGCTCGTTTCGCCAAGGATTATCCGACGCTGCGCGAGGTCATCGCCGCCGGAGCGCTGAAGAAGCTCGCCGACGAAGCTGCACGGCACCAGCCGGACCACGCGCTCGATGCGATCACGTGGCAGCCGCCGATCCCCGCGCCGGAAAAGATCATCTGCATCGGCGTCAACTACCCGGACCGCAACGCCGAATACAAGGACGGCCAGGACGCGCCGAAATATCCCAGCATGTTCATGCGCACGCCGCGCTCCTTTGTCGGCCACAACACGCCGCTGGTGCGCCCGCGCGCCTCGGCGCAGCTCGATTATGAGGGCGAGCTGGTGCTGGTCATCGGCAAGGCCGGGCGGCACATCAAGGAGAGCGACGCGCTGAATCACATCGCCGCCGTCACGCTCTGCAACGAGGGCACGCTCCGCGACTGGGTGCGCCACGCCAAGTTCAACGTCACGCAAGGCAAGAATTTCGATTCCACCGGCAGCCTCGGCCCCTGGATCGTGCCCTACACGCAAGAAAGCCAGATCGCGGACATCCGCCTGACCACCAAGGTCAACGGCGAGACGCGGCAGGATGACCGCACCGGCCGGTTGATCTTTGGCTTCCGTTACCTCATCAACTATCTCTCGACCTTCACCACGCTGGTGCCGGGCGACGTTATCGTGACGGGAACGCCGACTGGCGCCGGCGCGCGGTTCGATCCGCCGCGCTATCTGAAGCCCGGTGATATCATCGAGATCGAAGCTGAGGGTATCGGCGTGCTGAAGAACGGCGTGATCGACGAAGTCTGA
- the hpaD gene encoding 3,4-dihydroxyphenylacetate 2,3-dioxygenase: protein MPVPTHVFDPPFNIIRCSHAVLDVVDLGKSRAFYENTVGLHVEDADDKAVYLRGSEEHQHHSLVLRKASAAACSRLGFKVGNDGDLDKAASFFSENGIAYAFVDQPFQGRTLQFTDPAGFQLELYATMEKRPHLLRRYDLYKGCHPQRLDHFNVFAPEVQNTVDFYARLGFRLTEYGEEDGPNGRIAAAWMHRKGNVHDFAITNGRGPRLHHFAYWTPTAMNILHLCDVMASSGYLKNIERGPGRHGISNAFFLYVRDPDGHRLELYTSDYFTGDHDHEPLRWSLKDPRRQTLWGAPAPRSWFEEGSPFTGQKVREPAFVADVTIAD, encoded by the coding sequence ATGCCGGTGCCGACACACGTATTCGACCCGCCCTTCAACATCATCCGCTGCAGCCACGCGGTGCTCGACGTCGTCGATCTCGGCAAGAGCCGCGCCTTCTACGAAAACACCGTCGGCCTCCATGTCGAGGACGCCGACGACAAGGCGGTGTACCTGCGCGGTAGCGAGGAGCACCAGCATCACTCGCTGGTGTTGCGGAAGGCATCAGCCGCGGCCTGCAGCCGGCTCGGTTTCAAGGTCGGCAATGACGGCGACCTCGACAAGGCCGCCAGCTTCTTCTCCGAGAACGGCATCGCCTACGCCTTCGTCGACCAGCCGTTCCAGGGCCGCACGCTGCAATTCACCGACCCTGCCGGCTTCCAGCTCGAACTTTATGCGACGATGGAGAAGCGCCCGCATCTGCTGCGGCGCTACGACCTATATAAAGGCTGCCATCCGCAGCGGCTCGACCACTTCAACGTCTTTGCGCCCGAGGTGCAGAACACCGTCGATTTCTACGCAAGGCTAGGTTTCCGCCTGACCGAATATGGCGAGGAAGACGGGCCGAACGGGCGCATCGCGGCCGCCTGGATGCATCGCAAGGGCAACGTCCATGACTTTGCCATCACCAATGGCCGCGGCCCTCGCCTGCACCACTTCGCCTATTGGACGCCGACGGCCATGAACATCCTGCACCTCTGCGACGTCATGGCTTCCAGCGGCTATCTGAAGAACATCGAGCGCGGCCCCGGGCGGCACGGCATCTCGAACGCGTTCTTTCTCTATGTCCGCGACCCGGACGGCCATCGCCTCGAACTCTACACCAGCGACTATTTCACCGGCGATCACGACCATGAGCCGCTGCGCTGGTCGCTGAAGGATCCGCGCCGACAGACGCTGTGGGGCGCGCCCGCGCCGCGCTCCTGGTTCGAGGAGGGCTCGCCCTTCACCGGACAAAAGGTGCGCGAACCGGCGTTCGTCGCCGACGTCACCATCGCGGACTAA
- the hpaE gene encoding 5-carboxymethyl-2-hydroxymuconate semialdehyde dehydrogenase yields the protein MDKATPKDMFQANRDRAAPLLAKLKSEGIGHMIDGKTVPSFSGQTFETKSPVDGAVLASVARGKPDDIDRAATAAATAFKSWRDMPAAARKKLLHRVADAIEDNADDIAVLECIDTGQAHRFMAKAAIRAAENFHFFADKCGEARDGLNTPSEEHWNISTRVPIGPVGVITPWNTPFMLSTWKIAPALAAGCTVVHKPAEWSPVTADLLAKLAKQAGLPDGVLNTVHGMGEEAGKALTEHPAIKAIGFVGESATGSAIMAQGAPTLKRVHFELGGKNPVIVFDDADLDRALDAVVFMIYSLNGERCTSSSRLLVQENIADKFIEKLTARVKALKVGHPLDPATEIGPLIHERHLAKVCSYFEVAKKDGANIAVGGKPHDGPGGGHYVQPTLVTGAHSKMRVAQEEVFGPFLTVIPFRDEKDAIEIANGVQYGLTGYVWTGDMGRALRVADALEAGMIWLNSENVRHLPTPFGGMKASGIGRDGGDYSFDFYMETKHVSLARGTHKIQRLGV from the coding sequence ATGGATAAAGCGACACCCAAGGACATGTTTCAGGCCAATCGCGACCGCGCAGCCCCCCTGCTCGCCAAGCTGAAGAGCGAAGGCATCGGGCACATGATCGACGGCAAGACCGTGCCGTCGTTCTCAGGCCAGACCTTTGAGACGAAGTCGCCGGTTGACGGCGCGGTGCTGGCGTCCGTCGCCCGCGGCAAGCCTGATGATATCGACCGCGCCGCGACCGCAGCCGCAACGGCCTTCAAGTCCTGGCGCGACATGCCGGCGGCGGCGCGGAAGAAGTTGCTGCATCGCGTCGCCGACGCGATCGAGGACAACGCCGACGACATCGCCGTGCTCGAATGCATCGACACCGGGCAAGCCCACCGCTTCATGGCCAAGGCCGCGATCCGGGCGGCCGAAAATTTCCACTTCTTCGCCGACAAATGCGGCGAGGCCCGCGACGGCCTCAACACGCCCTCCGAGGAGCATTGGAACATCTCGACCCGGGTGCCGATCGGCCCGGTCGGCGTGATCACGCCCTGGAACACGCCGTTCATGCTCTCGACCTGGAAGATCGCGCCGGCGCTCGCCGCCGGCTGCACCGTCGTGCACAAGCCGGCGGAATGGTCGCCGGTCACGGCGGACCTGCTGGCAAAACTTGCAAAACAGGCCGGGCTGCCCGACGGCGTGCTCAACACCGTCCACGGCATGGGCGAGGAAGCCGGCAAGGCGCTGACCGAGCACCCCGCCATCAAGGCGATCGGCTTCGTCGGCGAAAGCGCGACCGGCTCCGCGATCATGGCCCAGGGCGCTCCTACCCTGAAGCGCGTGCATTTCGAGCTCGGCGGCAAGAACCCGGTGATCGTGTTCGACGACGCCGACCTCGACCGCGCGCTGGATGCCGTCGTCTTCATGATCTACTCGCTGAACGGCGAGCGTTGCACCTCCTCCAGCCGACTGCTGGTGCAGGAGAACATCGCCGATAAATTCATCGAGAAGCTGACGGCGCGGGTGAAGGCGCTGAAGGTCGGACATCCCCTCGACCCGGCCACCGAAATCGGGCCGCTGATCCATGAGCGGCATCTGGCCAAGGTCTGCAGCTATTTCGAGGTTGCCAAGAAGGACGGCGCCAACATTGCGGTCGGCGGCAAACCGCATGACGGCCCCGGCGGCGGACACTACGTGCAGCCGACGCTGGTCACCGGCGCGCATTCAAAGATGCGGGTGGCGCAGGAGGAAGTGTTCGGCCCGTTCCTGACCGTGATCCCGTTCAGGGACGAGAAGGACGCCATCGAGATCGCCAACGGCGTGCAGTATGGCCTGACCGGCTATGTCTGGACCGGCGACATGGGCCGCGCACTGCGCGTCGCGGATGCGCTGGAGGCCGGCATGATCTGGCTGAACTCCGAAAACGTCCGCCATCTGCCGACGCCGTTCGGCGGCATGAAGGCCTCAGGCATCGGCCGCGACGGCGGTGACTATTCGTTCGACTTCTACATGGAGACCAAGCACGTCTCGCTCGCGCGCGGGACGCACAAGATTCAGCGACTGGGAGTGTAA
- a CDS encoding 5-carboxymethyl-2-hydroxymuconate Delta-isomerase: MPHFTIEYSSNLDGRVDMGAVVELVRKAAVETGIFPLGGIRVRAIRCEHYAIADGRQNYSFLDMVLRLGEGRDLATRKKAGEHIFKALSAYLDPVFAREKFALSFDMQINDKETSWKRNNIHEALKVETING; encoded by the coding sequence ATGCCGCACTTCACGATTGAATATTCGAGCAATCTCGATGGGCGCGTCGACATGGGCGCGGTCGTTGAACTGGTTCGCAAGGCCGCGGTCGAAACCGGCATCTTCCCGCTCGGTGGTATCAGAGTCCGCGCCATCAGATGCGAGCACTATGCGATTGCCGACGGCCGCCAGAACTACAGCTTTCTCGACATGGTGCTGCGGCTCGGCGAGGGCCGCGACCTCGCCACCCGCAAGAAGGCCGGCGAACATATTTTCAAGGCCCTGTCGGCCTATCTCGATCCGGTGTTTGCGCGCGAGAAGTTCGCGCTGTCGTTCGACATGCAGATCAACGACAAGGAAACAAGCTGGAAACGCAACAACATCCACGAAGCTCTGAAGGTGGAAACTATCAATGGATAA